A region from the Enterobacter roggenkampii genome encodes:
- a CDS encoding dimethyl sulfoxide reductase anchor subunit family protein, which produces MHELPLLIFTLFLQGSVGVTLWLAFGGAHASQRSALLPSAGAFVLASLGLLASALHMGYPLNALNALRHVSSSWLSREIIFASLYLAALGLATLLMFAKKPGWKLLLAAAGLVGLVDVFCMAQIYMHASVVTWQHINTLVLFIGSVGIIGSACMAVGMRSRATLRAAVVIITLLVLVRLVMQPVWLADISAMDNTVVTFPHAPLQMLQQLRTVHLLSWCVSVVGMLCFAAGGLKAARGTMLLGSALLIAGELMLRFVFFSIG; this is translated from the coding sequence ATGCATGAGTTACCGCTGCTGATTTTTACACTGTTCCTGCAGGGCTCGGTAGGCGTGACGCTCTGGCTGGCGTTCGGGGGGGCGCATGCTTCGCAGCGTAGCGCGCTTCTGCCTTCTGCCGGGGCGTTTGTGCTCGCAAGCCTAGGATTGCTCGCCTCGGCGCTGCACATGGGCTATCCGCTCAATGCTCTCAACGCGCTGCGCCATGTCTCCAGCTCCTGGCTGAGCCGTGAGATTATCTTTGCCAGCCTTTACCTGGCGGCGCTGGGGCTCGCGACGCTGCTTATGTTCGCCAAAAAGCCAGGCTGGAAGCTGCTTCTGGCGGCGGCGGGCCTTGTCGGGCTGGTGGATGTGTTCTGCATGGCGCAGATCTACATGCATGCGTCCGTGGTGACGTGGCAGCATATCAACACGCTGGTGCTGTTTATCGGCTCGGTGGGCATTATTGGTTCAGCCTGCATGGCGGTTGGGATGCGTTCCCGGGCTACTCTGCGTGCGGCGGTGGTCATTATCACGCTGCTGGTGCTTGTGCGTCTGGTGATGCAGCCCGTCTGGCTGGCCGACATCTCGGCTATGGACAACACCGTGGTGACGTTCCCTCATGCGCCGTTACAGATGCTGCAACAACTGCGCACCGTGCATCTGCTGAGCTGGTGTGTGTCTGTCGTGGGTATGCTGTGCTTTGCTGCGGGCGGGTTAAAAGCGGCGCGAGGCACGATGCTGCTGGGCAGCGCCTTGCTGATTGCGG
- a CDS encoding DMSO/selenate family reductase complex B subunit → MSQFKHYAPVSDKQLGFYIDSSRCSGCKACQVACKDKNNLEVGRRFRRVYEVNGGNFIPTGQGGVSNNVFAYTLSISCNHCTDPICTKNCPTTAMHKRPGDGIVRVDTDKCVGCGYCAWSCPYGAPQLNEQTGQMSKCDFCVDLQAKGEQPVCVATCPLEAIKFGPIDELRAKYGAVCDVKGLPDSSITKPNLVIKAHQGAEKEGKRHA, encoded by the coding sequence ATGAGTCAGTTTAAACACTACGCGCCGGTGAGCGACAAACAGCTGGGCTTTTATATCGACTCTTCACGCTGCTCAGGGTGTAAAGCCTGTCAGGTGGCATGCAAAGATAAAAACAACCTTGAGGTCGGACGTCGTTTCCGTCGCGTGTACGAAGTCAACGGCGGGAATTTCATCCCCACCGGGCAGGGCGGCGTCAGCAACAATGTGTTTGCCTACACGCTCTCTATTTCCTGTAACCACTGTACAGACCCCATCTGCACTAAAAACTGTCCGACCACGGCGATGCACAAGCGTCCGGGAGACGGCATTGTGCGCGTTGATACAGATAAGTGCGTCGGCTGCGGCTACTGTGCGTGGTCATGCCCTTACGGCGCGCCACAGCTCAACGAGCAGACCGGGCAAATGTCAAAATGCGATTTCTGCGTGGATCTCCAGGCGAAGGGGGAGCAGCCCGTCTGTGTGGCAACCTGTCCACTCGAAGCGATTAAATTCGGGCCGATTGATGAACTGCGGGCGAAGTATGGTGCGGTCTGTGACGTGAAAGGCTTGCCTGATTCTTCCATCACAAAACCGAATCTGGTGATCAAAGCGCATCAGGGTGCAGAGAAAGAGGGCAAACGCCATGCATGA
- a CDS encoding DMSO/selenate family reductase complex A subunit: MKKNKKLRESLNPALSRRHFIQAGSALAALPFVVKGGKAQAATMPAAVNEPEEKVIQTCSTFDCGGKCDIRAHVSDGVVTRISTRPDNELDPQMPVMRACVRGRAYRKFVYHPDRLKYPMKRVGKRGEGKFERITWDEATTLIANQLKTITQKYGAASRYVHVGTAVSGGTFSGDKMVRRLLNLTGGYLESYHSVSMGNTAAATPYTYGTAASGSSLDTLLDTKLVILWGHNPTETIFGHSNYFFQKMKQNGTRFIVVDPRYSDTVSSLADQWIPLLPTTDNALMDAMMYVIVTENLHDRDFILRYTLGFDEDAMPEGVPANESLMAYLNGAKDGVAKTPEWAEKITHVPAQTIRQLARDYATTKPAALIQGWGPQRHNCGERTARGSTILATLTGNVGVKGGWAAGYGGCANRKFAAGPEMPDNPVKAKISVMNWVQAADDASKVTAEVGLKDAEKLDSNIRILFSLAGNYLANQNPDLHQATRVLEDESKIQFIVASDLFMTPSARYADLLLPETSFMERWNIGETWGTASYLILSEKLIEPEFERRSDYDWLREVAAKLGVEPAFSEGRDEKAWIEHIWEQTRLSMPDENLPDFATLQKTRQHLFKSAPYVAFEDNIRDPQNHPFPTPSGKIEIFSKRLYDMQHPEIPALSHYVPAHEGPEDELAKTFPLQLITWKGKNRANSTQYANPWLIEAQQQKLWINPQDAQKRGIAQGDTVRIHNARGICEIPAEVTPRIIPGVVAMQAGAWWQPDEKGIDKGGCANVLSSARITALAKGNSHQTMLVEVAKA, from the coding sequence ATGAAAAAAAATAAGAAACTGAGAGAGAGTCTTAATCCCGCTCTCTCCCGGCGTCACTTTATTCAGGCCGGGTCCGCGCTTGCCGCTCTGCCGTTTGTGGTAAAAGGCGGAAAAGCGCAGGCGGCGACAATGCCTGCGGCAGTGAACGAACCCGAAGAAAAAGTCATTCAAACCTGCAGCACCTTTGACTGTGGCGGGAAATGCGATATCCGGGCACACGTCAGCGACGGCGTGGTCACACGCATCTCTACGCGTCCGGATAATGAACTGGATCCTCAAATGCCGGTGATGCGCGCCTGCGTTCGTGGACGCGCGTATCGGAAATTTGTTTATCATCCCGATCGGCTTAAATATCCAATGAAACGCGTGGGTAAACGTGGCGAAGGAAAATTCGAACGTATTACCTGGGATGAAGCTACAACGCTTATTGCGAATCAATTAAAAACCATTACGCAAAAATATGGTGCTGCTTCGCGCTATGTGCATGTTGGCACCGCAGTTTCGGGAGGAACGTTCTCCGGCGATAAAATGGTTCGTCGTCTGCTTAATTTAACGGGTGGCTATCTCGAAAGCTATCACTCGGTCAGTATGGGCAACACCGCAGCGGCAACGCCCTATACCTACGGTACCGCCGCCAGCGGCAGCTCGCTGGACACGTTACTGGACACCAAGCTGGTCATCCTCTGGGGGCATAACCCGACGGAAACGATTTTTGGTCACAGCAACTACTTCTTCCAGAAGATGAAGCAAAACGGCACCCGCTTCATCGTTGTCGATCCGCGCTATTCAGATACGGTGTCCTCCCTTGCCGACCAGTGGATCCCGCTGCTGCCAACAACCGATAACGCCCTGATGGACGCCATGATGTACGTGATCGTCACGGAGAACTTGCACGATCGCGACTTTATTCTGCGCTATACCCTGGGCTTTGATGAAGACGCTATGCCGGAAGGCGTTCCGGCCAATGAATCCCTGATGGCTTACCTGAACGGGGCAAAAGATGGCGTAGCAAAAACGCCTGAGTGGGCAGAGAAGATCACCCACGTGCCTGCGCAGACCATTCGTCAGCTGGCGCGCGACTACGCAACCACCAAACCCGCCGCGCTGATCCAGGGCTGGGGACCGCAGCGTCATAACTGCGGCGAGCGCACCGCGCGCGGCTCGACAATACTGGCCACGCTAACGGGTAACGTCGGGGTGAAAGGCGGCTGGGCGGCTGGCTACGGCGGCTGTGCAAACCGTAAATTTGCCGCAGGCCCGGAGATGCCGGATAACCCGGTGAAAGCCAAAATATCGGTGATGAACTGGGTGCAGGCCGCCGACGATGCCTCTAAGGTAACGGCGGAAGTCGGCCTGAAGGATGCCGAAAAGCTGGACAGCAATATCCGCATCCTCTTCTCGCTGGCGGGCAATTATCTGGCTAACCAGAACCCGGATCTTCATCAGGCAACCCGCGTGCTGGAAGACGAGTCGAAAATCCAGTTTATCGTCGCGAGCGATCTGTTTATGACGCCGAGCGCCCGATACGCCGATCTTCTCCTGCCGGAAACCAGCTTTATGGAACGCTGGAATATCGGCGAAACCTGGGGTACCGCAAGCTATCTGATCCTGTCGGAAAAGCTGATTGAGCCTGAATTTGAGCGCCGTTCAGACTACGACTGGCTGCGGGAGGTCGCTGCTAAGCTTGGCGTCGAACCGGCATTCAGCGAAGGGCGTGACGAAAAGGCGTGGATTGAGCACATCTGGGAGCAGACGCGGCTCTCCATGCCAGATGAAAACCTGCCGGACTTCGCGACGTTACAAAAGACGCGCCAGCATCTTTTCAAAAGCGCGCCGTACGTTGCTTTTGAAGACAACATTCGCGACCCGCAAAATCATCCGTTCCCGACGCCGTCCGGAAAAATTGAGATCTTCTCGAAGCGTCTGTACGACATGCAGCACCCGGAAATTCCGGCGCTGTCGCACTACGTGCCTGCCCATGAAGGGCCGGAAGACGAACTGGCGAAAACCTTCCCGCTGCAGCTGATCACCTGGAAAGGGAAAAACCGTGCTAACTCAACCCAGTACGCCAACCCGTGGCTGATTGAAGCACAGCAGCAGAAGCTGTGGATTAACCCTCAGGACGCGCAGAAGCGCGGCATTGCGCAGGGAGATACCGTGCGTATCCATAACGCACGCGGCATTTGCGAGATCCCGGCGGAGGTTACGCCGCGCATCATTCCTGGGGTGGTAGCCATGCAGGCAGGTGCCTGGTGGCAGCCGGATGAGAAGGGCATTGATAAAGGCGGCTGCGCGAACGTGCTCAGTTCGGCTCGTATTACCGCGCTTGCGAAAGGGAATTCACATCAAACCATGCTGGTGGAGGTGGCAAAAGCATGA